TCAATGTTCCCACTGCAGCTCCTCCGGTTGCTGTTCCTAACACTGTTCCAGCTGCAGCTCCAAACACGGCAGAAAATACGCTTGTAAGGAAATTCGGGATCACCAGTCCCTGTGTCTCCGCCAGAAACACCGCGGTGAGAAGTGCCGTTGTTCCAGATGAATACAGTTTTACGCCACTTGTATTCTCATACCTCTGCACACCCGCTTTTATCTTTCCTCTGGCAGCGGACAGTCTGTAGCTCACTGTACCTTCCGGACACTCCATGCATGCCGCGATCTCCGACGTGCTCATCCCGTCAAAGTAATACATTATTATCGTCTGGTACTGAACCGCCGACAGTTCCTCCTGCATGATATTCAGGATTATCTTACGCTTTTCCGCATTTAGCACGTAACTTTCCGGCAGAAAATTGTCATTTTCCTCCAAAAGATTAGTGGATGTGGCTTCATCCAGCTGCACAGGCATTTTCTTTCCAAGAAACTGTCTGCATTTGTTTACAGCGATGGTATTCAGCCATGCTGTTATCCTCTCAGGATTTTCGAGCTGTTGCAAATGCGTGAGTGCCGTTATGTAGGTATCTTGCATCACATCGTACACATTCTGCTCATTCTTCAAAAAGCTCATACAGGTGTAATAAACCTGCCGGTAAGTATTCTGATATATGACCTCAAATGCTTTCATATCTCCACTCACCACTCTGGCGACCAGCGCCCTTACGTCATACTTTCCGTATTCGTCTGTCATACCTTAGTTGTCCCTCCATTTTTATGATCTCCCTATATAGATTATCCCAAGACGATTTTCGTTGGATTTTTTGGAAATTTTTTGAAAATATTTTATCCGGGTTCCTAGAACAGTTTTACTTGGATTTTATATCCCACAAATGCAAGTGCAAATATTCTTTTTAAAACCCCGCCGTAACGCTGCACGATCGCACATATGCTCCGAACGCCTTTGATTCACTGCCTCATTTTCACAGTATATTTGGACCTTCTGTGCCTCAATCTCCTTACAGATTCCCGATATATAAGCCTGCGCCTGTTCAACTTCACCATTTTCTATACATGTAGACACATACTGCAGGTGATGACGCATATCATGGCGATACTGTCTGGTCAATGTCTGCGACTCACGCAGACTGCCGATTTCCCTCACCGCCTGACTTAACTGCAGATCCAGATTATTCCTGATCAGCTTCATCTCATTCTGCATCTGTTCCTTTTTGGAGTTATATAAGAGAAAGGCCAGATATGCAACACAGCATACAAAAGGCATAGCATCCTTTACTTCATTGTATTTCCCTCGTCGCAATCTTTGCCATAATCCCCTTTATGCCTCCTTGGCGCCAAATATTTTCCAGCACTTATTATCCACAATTCGACAACAAAGGGGATATTGCATTGATTTATACGAATTTATTTTCTCACCCACCTGGCATAGAGTTTCCTGCTGCCGGTGCTGCCGGCTGCAATCTTCGTAACCTTTTTCTTGTACTTGGGATCGCTGTACCACCCCTTAAATGTGTAGCCTTTTCTGACCGGATTCTTCAAGACGATAGTCCTAGACGCGACGGTATAACCGACTGGATTGGACCGGTTGTTTGTCCCCTTGCCAAGACTGTACTGGATCTTATACTTTACCAGCTTCCACCTTGCGTATAATGTCTGATTTTTGGTAGTCCTTACAACCGAAC
This sequence is a window from Coprococcus eutactus. Protein-coding genes within it:
- a CDS encoding Spo0B domain-containing protein, with the translated sequence MQNEMKLIRNNLDLQLSQAVREIGSLRESQTLTRQYRHDMRHHLQYVSTCIENGEVEQAQAYISGICKEIEAQKVQIYCENEAVNQRRSEHMCDRAALRRGFKKNICTCICGI